A genomic region of Anopheles coustani chromosome 3, idAnoCousDA_361_x.2, whole genome shotgun sequence contains the following coding sequences:
- the LOC131268534 gene encoding glutamic acid-rich protein-like — translation MNNEKEQLEFKMKQQGEIIANRDKQIEDLRSNLTGLEDKLKQERDLLRSSEKDRLAEKTKLIECVAKIQFLEEKLKDSQQKQCQLNDRVRVLSSENGRLERELHEAFDKLAKAKEASDDHKQQLFGVTKNFNLLKGACNITGAQLIEMDFIEKESIRNKKCPEQIEFFRKRRTEKENDVLKTNVGGREVIVTPRSLENSEDDEDEEEEDEDDEGYDSDKESNEYGSEEDIVSEIASSHKNTSEKDAPAEQKEPWPPPTKY, via the coding sequence ATGAATAACGAGAAGGAACAACTCGAGTTTAAGATGAAACAACAGGGTGAAATCATCGCAAATCGAGATAAGCAGATAGAGGACCTACGATCGAATCTGACCGGATTGGAAGATAAGTTGAAGCAGGAGCGTGATCTATTGAGAAGCTCGGAAAAGGATCGGCTGGCGGAGAAAACGAAGCTGATTGAGTGTGTGGCGAAAATAcagtttttggaagaaaagttgAAGGACAGTCAGCAGAAACAGTGTCAGTTGAATGATCGCGTACGAGTGCTATCGTCAGAGAATGGGCGACTGGAGCGAGAATTGCACGAAGCTTTTGATAAGTtggcgaaagcgaaagaagCAAGCGATGATCATAAACAACAATTGTTCGGTGTTaccaaaaattttaatttgttgaagGGAGCCTGCAACATAACGGGAGCTCAGCTAATTGAGATGGATTTCATCGAGAAAGAATCGATTCGCAACAAGAAGTGCCCTGAGCAGATTGAATTTTTCCGAAAGCGCCGTACTGAGAAGGAAAACGACGTATTAAAGACAAACGTTGGAGGACGGGAAGTAATAGTTACACCAAGGAGCTTAGAGAATTCtgaagatgatgaggatgaggaggaagaagaCGAAGATGATGAGGGCTATGATAGTGATAAGGAGTCGAACGAATATGGTTCCGAGGAGGATATTGTTTCGGAAATTGCGAGTAGTCACAAGAACACGAGTGAAAAGGATGCACCGGCAGAACAAAAGGAGCCGTGGCCTCCACCGACTAAGTACTAA